The Congregibacter litoralis KT71 genome contains a region encoding:
- a CDS encoding MipA/OmpV family protein, with protein sequence MRRLNHLSALLFTLCAGTALAQTDPGQAAASNQAAAPNQAETLDQAAAPPAASAARSPMGLPLGWRSEFGAGLIVNPKFAGSDEYNVTPIPYFDFRYVDEAGTKYFANVPQGLGGFLYRSGSQASGNSFKVGASIAPGFNVRDDSIDGLDEVGVSTEARLFVEVARGRWSGNATFAQDVGSGHEGAYLDLSVNRRGRLMNGRGFYAVGPVLRFGDSVYKDSLFGITPEESIETGLPEYSAEAGVERLGLQALVSLPVGKSKWRFTTIVRGSQLIDNAADSPIVVDETQFFLLTSLTRNF encoded by the coding sequence GTGAGACGCCTTAACCACTTATCAGCCTTGCTATTCACCCTGTGTGCCGGCACGGCCCTGGCGCAGACTGATCCTGGTCAGGCTGCTGCTTCTAATCAGGCTGCGGCGCCTAATCAAGCCGAAACTCTCGATCAAGCCGCAGCGCCTCCAGCGGCCAGTGCAGCCCGATCACCCATGGGACTGCCTCTGGGCTGGCGCTCGGAGTTCGGCGCGGGCCTTATTGTTAATCCGAAGTTTGCCGGCAGCGACGAATACAACGTCACGCCCATTCCTTACTTTGACTTCCGCTATGTGGATGAGGCGGGCACAAAATACTTTGCCAATGTGCCCCAGGGTCTGGGTGGTTTTCTTTACCGAAGCGGCAGTCAGGCCTCGGGCAACTCCTTCAAGGTGGGAGCGTCCATCGCCCCGGGTTTTAATGTCCGGGATGATTCCATTGATGGGCTCGACGAAGTGGGCGTATCCACGGAAGCGCGACTGTTTGTTGAGGTAGCAAGGGGGCGTTGGTCAGGCAATGCTACTTTTGCGCAGGATGTTGGGTCGGGGCACGAAGGTGCCTATCTGGATCTCAGCGTGAATCGCCGGGGCCGCTTGATGAACGGCAGGGGATTTTATGCCGTGGGTCCGGTGCTGCGCTTTGGAGACTCGGTCTACAAGGATTCGTTATTCGGTATCACCCCCGAGGAGTCCATTGAGACGGGCTTGCCCGAGTACTCTGCAGAGGCAGGTGTGGAGCGTCTTGGGCTCCAAGCCCTGGTGAGCTTACCGGTGGGAAAGAGTAAGTGGCGATTTACGACCATCGTGCGAGGCAGTCAGCTCATTGATAATGCGGCTGACAGTCCGATTGTCGTTGATGAAACACAGTTCTTCTTGCTCACCTCCCTGACGCGAAATTTTTGA
- a CDS encoding RidA family protein, which produces MYLKLFVFMTLACISLVSQSEELKPEYFSLRPEVEKAYGYIHAVKIGNDVKISGAVSMNDDGSPTAVGDIEQQMINVYADLQKVLEHYELGFSNVIVENVFTTDMAAFLEVSGDYRNKIYKGEFPTGSWLEVKGLALPEFMIEIELEAYSPH; this is translated from the coding sequence TTGTATCTAAAACTATTCGTTTTTATGACCCTGGCCTGCATTAGCCTCGTCTCTCAGAGTGAAGAGTTGAAGCCTGAGTATTTCTCCCTTCGTCCGGAGGTAGAGAAGGCCTACGGCTACATTCACGCTGTAAAAATCGGCAACGATGTGAAGATCTCTGGCGCCGTCAGCATGAATGATGATGGAAGCCCCACTGCGGTTGGGGACATCGAGCAGCAAATGATTAACGTCTATGCCGATCTACAAAAAGTCCTCGAGCACTATGAACTGGGATTCTCGAATGTAATTGTCGAGAACGTGTTTACTACGGATATGGCAGCCTTCCTTGAGGTTTCGGGTGATTATCGAAACAAAATTTACAAAGGAGAGTTTCCAACAGGCAGCTGGCTGGAGGTAAAAGGATTGGCTCTGCCTGAGTTCATGATAGAAATAGAGTTAGAAGCCTACAGCCCTCACTGA
- the folD gene encoding bifunctional methylenetetrahydrofolate dehydrogenase/methenyltetrahydrofolate cyclohydrolase FolD codes for MSASIIDGKAAAQALRDRLAIEVSRIDAEHSWVPGLAVVLVGEDPASQVYVRNKGKQTAEAGMRSFEHKLPASTSERELLDLVESLNRDDAVNGILVQLPLPEHIDAQLVIETIDPAKDVDGFHPMNTGALSNGDPTALVPCTPLGCLMMLREQFPEGIAGLNAVVVGRSNIVGKPMAQLLIAESCTVTVAHSKTRDLPALCRTADILVAAVGRPEMVRGDWVKEGAVVIDVGINRVQLEGQEKARLVGDVAFAEAAERAKAITPVPGGVGPMTIACLLRNTVVAACRQHRVVCELG; via the coding sequence ATGAGCGCATCAATCATCGACGGCAAGGCCGCAGCCCAGGCGCTGCGTGACCGCCTGGCTATCGAAGTATCCCGCATCGACGCCGAACACAGCTGGGTGCCGGGACTGGCCGTGGTGCTGGTGGGTGAAGATCCCGCCAGTCAGGTCTACGTGCGTAACAAGGGCAAGCAGACCGCCGAGGCGGGGATGCGCAGCTTTGAACACAAGTTGCCCGCCAGCACCAGCGAACGCGAGCTGCTGGATCTGGTGGAGAGCCTGAACCGGGACGATGCGGTTAACGGGATTCTTGTGCAGCTGCCGCTTCCGGAACATATCGACGCTCAGTTAGTGATCGAAACCATTGATCCCGCAAAAGACGTGGACGGCTTTCATCCCATGAATACCGGGGCCTTATCCAACGGCGATCCCACGGCACTGGTGCCCTGTACGCCTCTGGGCTGTCTTATGATGCTGCGCGAACAGTTTCCCGAGGGCATTGCGGGTCTTAACGCCGTGGTTGTCGGGCGCAGCAACATTGTCGGTAAACCCATGGCGCAGCTGCTTATCGCTGAGAGTTGTACCGTGACGGTCGCTCACTCCAAAACCCGCGACTTGCCGGCGCTATGTCGGACGGCGGATATCCTCGTTGCCGCTGTAGGGCGGCCGGAGATGGTCCGGGGTGACTGGGTGAAAGAGGGCGCTGTGGTGATTGATGTAGGCATTAACCGCGTACAGCTTGAGGGTCAGGAAAAAGCGCGCCTCGTCGGTGATGTCGCCTTTGCGGAGGCCGCAGAGAGAGCCAAAGCCATCACGCCCGTACCGGGAGGCGTGGGTCCCATGACCATCGCCTGTCTCCTTCGCAATACCGTCGTTGCCGCCTGCCGGCAGCACCGCGTGGTCTGTGAGCTGGGCTGA
- a CDS encoding IS3-like element ISGpr2 family transposase (programmed frameshift) has protein sequence MSNKRYPEEFKREAVRQITDRGYSVADVASRLGVTTHSLYAWVKKYGPAAEQHRVEADDQAEIRRLQKELKRVTEERDIPKKSRGVLREPIRVRYAFIQSHRHQLPVRHLCSLLNVHPSGFYAWRRQPLSARGCEDKRLSGLIKQFWLESGAVYGYRKIHRDLHEIGECCGPNRVHRLMKDAGIRAQVGYRKPRHKVGKAHDVTPNVLQRQFNPAAPNERWATDITHIRTHEGWLYLAVVIDLFSRRVIGWSMQSRITSDLVLDALLMSVWRRKPVSKVLVHSDQGSQYTSYDWSAFLRANGLEGSMSRRGNCHDNAVAESFFQLLKRERVKRKIYPTRQDARADIFDYIEMFYNVRRRHGSNSLLSPVDYEQHHEKQLESV, from the exons ATGAGCAACAAGCGTTACCCCGAAGAATTCAAGAGAGAAGCCGTTCGCCAGATCACGGATCGCGGCTACAGCGTGGCGGACGTGGCCAGTCGGCTGGGCGTGACGACGCACAGTCTGTATGCCTGGGTGAAGAAGTACGGGCCGGCTGCTGAGCAACATCGAGTGGAGGCTGATGATCAGGCCGAGATTCGTCGGCTACAAAAAGAGCTTAAGCGTGTCACGGAGGAGCGTGACATTC CTAAAAAAAGCCGCGGCGTACTTCGCGAGCCAATCCGAGTGAGGTACGCTTTTATTCAATCCCATCGCCACCAGTTGCCGGTGCGGCATCTGTGTTCTTTGCTTAACGTTCACCCCAGCGGTTTCTATGCGTGGCGTCGACAGCCGCTATCGGCTCGCGGTTGTGAGGACAAGCGGCTCTCTGGCCTGATCAAGCAGTTCTGGCTCGAGTCCGGTGCTGTGTATGGCTATCGGAAGATCCATCGTGATTTGCATGAAATAGGCGAGTGTTGCGGCCCCAACCGTGTCCACCGTCTCATGAAAGACGCTGGAATCAGGGCGCAGGTTGGATATCGCAAGCCACGGCATAAGGTTGGCAAAGCGCATGATGTGACGCCTAACGTACTGCAGAGACAGTTTAATCCGGCTGCGCCGAACGAGCGATGGGCGACCGACATCACCCATATTCGGACCCACGAAGGCTGGTTGTACCTGGCCGTGGTCATCGACTTATTCTCGCGCCGGGTGATTGGCTGGTCGATGCAATCACGGATCACGAGCGATCTGGTTCTAGATGCCTTGTTGATGTCGGTGTGGCGTCGCAAGCCGGTGAGCAAGGTACTTGTTCATTCGGACCAGGGCAGTCAATACACAAGCTATGACTGGAGCGCGTTTCTACGCGCAAACGGCCTTGAGGGCAGTATGAGCAGACGCGGCAACTGCCATGACAACGCAGTCGCTGAAAGCTTCTTCCAGCTACTGAAACGCGAGCGCGTGAAGCGCAAGATATATCCGACCCGGCAGGATGCCCGGGCCGATATCTTTGACTATATCGAGATGTTCTACAACGTCAGACGCCGGCATGGCTCGAACAGCCTGCTGTCACCTGTAGACTACGAACAGCATCACGAAAAACAGCTGGAAAGTGTCTAG
- a CDS encoding 1-aminocyclopropane-1-carboxylate deaminase/D-cysteine desulfhydrase — protein MTNADALHQLKARLDALPHMPLALLPTPMHPLSNFAAAVGVPELWMKRDDLTGLEGGGNKTRKLEFLVGDALAKGADMLVTVGAIQSNHTRQTAAAAAKSGLKCSLLHYAWTKDASPQYRIVGNLLISHLIGADLYVDETERPIEDQGPLDEFMAFLRAQGHKPYLIPGGASEHRLGCFGYIKCAAEIASQMDAADIRFDYLVHCTGSSSTQAGLLAGFAALGIETRIVGISDDGEVAIKKARVLELANAALKELDLSARVNAQDVEIIASSNNDYGAPDEEIINSIRLLAGKEGLIADPVYEGRAVHGLLKLIEDGRLDRNTKVLLMHLGGSPAIHAYAGHFGSIQLSPFQA, from the coding sequence ATGACCAACGCGGATGCACTGCACCAACTTAAAGCCCGTTTAGATGCCCTACCCCACATGCCGCTGGCTCTCTTACCGACGCCAATGCACCCCCTCAGCAATTTCGCAGCGGCGGTTGGTGTTCCCGAGCTTTGGATGAAACGAGATGACCTCACGGGCTTGGAAGGAGGCGGCAACAAAACGCGCAAGCTGGAATTTCTGGTAGGAGACGCGCTGGCCAAAGGCGCCGACATGTTGGTGACCGTTGGGGCGATTCAATCGAATCATACGCGTCAGACTGCCGCCGCCGCAGCCAAGTCCGGTCTCAAATGCTCACTGCTGCATTATGCGTGGACCAAAGATGCTAGTCCTCAATACCGAATAGTGGGCAACTTACTGATAAGTCATCTTATAGGCGCGGATCTGTACGTGGATGAAACGGAGCGACCGATTGAGGATCAGGGTCCCCTCGACGAATTCATGGCCTTTCTCCGGGCGCAGGGTCATAAGCCTTACCTGATACCCGGCGGCGCGTCGGAGCATCGACTCGGATGTTTTGGGTACATCAAGTGTGCTGCGGAAATTGCTTCGCAGATGGATGCAGCCGACATCCGCTTTGACTACCTTGTGCACTGCACGGGCTCCAGTAGCACCCAGGCGGGACTGCTGGCGGGATTTGCCGCTTTGGGCATAGAGACCCGCATCGTCGGCATATCTGATGATGGTGAAGTAGCCATAAAGAAAGCGAGAGTGCTGGAGCTGGCCAACGCGGCCTTAAAGGAGTTGGACCTAAGTGCACGCGTTAACGCGCAGGACGTCGAGATCATCGCCTCCAGCAACAATGATTACGGAGCGCCCGATGAGGAGATCATTAACAGCATTCGCCTCCTGGCTGGCAAAGAAGGCTTAATCGCCGACCCCGTCTATGAGGGCCGGGCAGTTCATGGGCTTTTAAAGTTGATCGAGGATGGACGCCTGGACAGGAACACAAAGGTGCTGCTCATGCACCTGGGCGGTTCTCCCGCGATTCACGCCTACGCAGGGCATTTCGGATCCATTCAGTTGAGCCCATTTCAGGCCTGA
- a CDS encoding serine hydrolase domain-containing protein, whose translation MALCLGVSPVVEAQEDSYDYFSANRQLIRNGVQSLLTCNGLFTSRRTLEQVFEQELAYLGDRVLGDASGGPYTVYPRERAVSVGGDDAGPAVISAFRKGIGCVVMAPDMSLSDINSQPVLDMPYPKIDPQTLDWPNGDANAVMPIPATINADALKAASDWAFNRSTEEQDTLSLLVIHQGKIIHERYAEGIDHTTRTRTWSTAKSIAATLIGMRVDSGKMSLDGPLGIEWAPRLSGGKDPRNAITLRHLLNMSSGLYPVDSFNMEYATGSGLSYWAGASSVDGARNRGLVRQPGSFWDYENYDTLLAVKAFKNTLGSQSAYLEFPRKRLLDRIGMRNTLLSTDRFGDFILSSQVYTNARDLGRFGLLYLNNGMWDGERLISEKWITFSRTPAPASKARGSDYGAQWWLVPDSRKKDVPADAYSTAGNRGQYVIIDPSHDLVIVRRGLDYGKQGFNRWDLLREVLKGFPE comes from the coding sequence ATGGCGCTGTGCCTCGGCGTCAGCCCCGTGGTGGAGGCGCAGGAAGATAGCTACGACTATTTTTCCGCAAACCGGCAACTGATTCGCAATGGCGTACAGTCCCTGCTCACCTGCAATGGATTGTTCACTTCACGTCGCACGCTGGAACAGGTGTTCGAGCAGGAGCTGGCTTACCTGGGCGATCGCGTTCTGGGCGATGCCAGCGGTGGCCCCTATACCGTGTACCCCCGGGAGCGGGCGGTCAGTGTTGGCGGTGACGATGCTGGTCCCGCGGTTATCTCAGCCTTCCGCAAAGGTATTGGCTGCGTTGTGATGGCCCCCGATATGAGCCTTTCAGATATCAACAGCCAACCCGTGCTGGACATGCCCTACCCCAAGATTGATCCCCAAACCCTGGACTGGCCCAATGGTGATGCCAACGCGGTAATGCCCATACCCGCCACAATCAACGCCGATGCCCTAAAGGCTGCCTCGGATTGGGCGTTCAATCGCTCCACGGAGGAGCAGGACACCTTGAGTCTGCTGGTGATCCACCAGGGCAAGATTATCCACGAGCGCTACGCCGAGGGTATTGATCACACCACCCGAACACGCACCTGGTCCACGGCAAAAAGCATTGCTGCCACGCTCATAGGCATGCGCGTCGATAGCGGCAAAATGTCCCTGGACGGCCCGCTGGGTATCGAATGGGCACCCAGGCTCTCGGGCGGTAAAGATCCTCGAAACGCCATCACCCTGCGCCACCTTCTCAACATGTCCAGCGGACTCTATCCCGTGGACAGCTTCAACATGGAATATGCCACGGGCTCCGGACTGTCCTACTGGGCCGGCGCCAGCTCCGTTGACGGCGCGCGAAACCGGGGACTGGTTCGTCAACCCGGGAGCTTCTGGGACTACGAGAACTACGACACTTTACTGGCCGTGAAGGCTTTCAAAAACACCCTGGGAAGTCAGTCAGCTTATCTGGAATTCCCCAGAAAACGCCTCCTCGATCGCATTGGCATGCGTAACACCTTGCTCTCCACCGATCGGTTTGGCGACTTCATCCTGAGCAGCCAGGTCTATACCAACGCCCGAGATCTGGGTCGTTTTGGTCTGCTTTATCTCAACAACGGTATGTGGGACGGCGAGCGTCTTATCTCGGAAAAGTGGATCACGTTTTCGAGAACTCCGGCGCCTGCATCGAAGGCCAGAGGCTCCGACTATGGCGCTCAATGGTGGTTGGTGCCTGATAGCCGTAAAAAAGACGTGCCCGCCGATGCCTACAGCACCGCCGGCAACCGGGGGCAGTATGTGATCATCGATCCTTCTCACGACCTGGTGATCGTGCGTCGCGGACTGGACTACGGCAAGCAGGGCTTTAACCGATGGGATTTACTGCGGGAAGTCCTCAAGGGCTTCCCTGAGTAA
- a CDS encoding type 1 glutamine amidotransferase domain-containing protein, which produces MDLSMRKTHTLSIAFCLFAAWFAPNPAFAEAQKKVLFVASNVLHMGDPEQHDARNNLWEYAPPFHIFVIHGYEVDFVSPQGGRVEFMMEPIGISSYAIAHQNFLGKTANTLKPSEVDVDQYQAVYVGGGYGTLFDVASNEKLMSIIGEVYESGGVVGGCGHGPGGFANATMSNGVYLVKDKRVAGFPNSTERSKPWAEQGKLLPFLVEDQLLKNGALAQNKQTLADKNAVVMDQRIVSSMFLPSAALVAEEMVGLLEAEGS; this is translated from the coding sequence TTGGACCTTTCGATGAGAAAAACACATACCTTATCAATCGCGTTCTGTTTGTTTGCCGCATGGTTCGCGCCTAATCCAGCATTCGCTGAAGCCCAAAAGAAAGTTCTCTTCGTGGCTTCAAACGTGCTTCATATGGGCGACCCTGAGCAACACGATGCCCGCAACAACTTATGGGAGTATGCGCCGCCCTTCCACATCTTTGTTATCCATGGCTATGAAGTCGATTTTGTGTCGCCTCAGGGTGGTCGCGTCGAATTTATGATGGAGCCTATTGGGATCAGTAGTTATGCGATTGCGCACCAGAACTTTCTGGGTAAAACGGCAAATACACTCAAACCTAGTGAGGTTGACGTCGATCAGTATCAGGCCGTTTACGTCGGTGGAGGCTACGGAACATTGTTCGACGTCGCTTCCAATGAGAAATTGATGAGCATCATCGGTGAGGTCTACGAATCCGGGGGTGTTGTGGGCGGCTGTGGCCATGGCCCGGGTGGCTTCGCCAATGCCACGATGAGCAATGGCGTATATCTGGTTAAAGACAAGCGAGTCGCTGGATTTCCTAACTCGACGGAGCGCTCAAAGCCTTGGGCTGAGCAAGGCAAGTTATTGCCTTTCCTCGTTGAGGACCAGCTTCTTAAGAATGGCGCGCTGGCTCAGAACAAGCAGACACTGGCAGACAAAAATGCAGTCGTCATGGATCAACGGATCGTCTCGTCCATGTTTTTGCCGTCCGCAGCGCTGGTTGCTGAGGAAATGGTTGGACTGCTAGAGGCAGAGGGTTCGTGA
- the purU gene encoding formyltetrahydrofolate deformylase, which produces MSDPGQSYILTFSCPDSIGVVARYSQLFFECGINITEISNYTDPVSDTFFLRCVFDVSGMSCSLEQFEARLRPVADELQMTYLLRCVSTLPKIVVAVSRYDHCLTALLTKQRAGALPAQIVAVVSNHEDCRGLSEWHGVPFHYLPVTPESKPVQEAEMLAILRESEADLLVLARYMQILSDELCSQLSGRAINIHHSFLPGFKGAKPYHQAYDRGVKVIGATAHYVTADLDEGPIIAQEVRPIDHEISVEQMVHLGHDTEATALSQAVRLHCEQRVILNGQRTVVL; this is translated from the coding sequence GTGAGCGATCCTGGCCAATCCTACATCCTGACCTTTTCCTGCCCCGATTCCATCGGTGTGGTGGCGCGGTACTCCCAGCTGTTCTTTGAGTGTGGCATCAATATCACGGAGATCTCGAATTACACGGACCCCGTGAGCGATACCTTCTTTCTGCGCTGTGTGTTCGATGTCAGTGGTATGAGTTGCAGCCTGGAGCAGTTTGAAGCGCGACTGCGTCCCGTAGCCGATGAGCTTCAGATGACATATCTGCTTCGCTGTGTGTCAACGCTGCCCAAAATCGTTGTTGCCGTGTCGCGCTATGATCACTGCCTGACGGCTTTGCTCACGAAACAGCGGGCGGGAGCCTTACCCGCGCAGATTGTCGCCGTGGTGAGCAATCATGAGGACTGTCGCGGGCTCAGCGAGTGGCACGGTGTGCCATTTCATTATTTACCAGTAACGCCGGAGAGCAAGCCGGTACAGGAAGCCGAGATGCTCGCTATTCTTCGGGAAAGCGAGGCAGATCTATTGGTGTTGGCGCGCTATATGCAAATTCTGTCGGATGAGCTCTGCAGTCAGCTGTCGGGTCGGGCGATCAATATCCATCATTCCTTTTTACCCGGTTTCAAGGGCGCAAAGCCTTATCATCAGGCTTACGATCGTGGCGTAAAAGTGATCGGAGCCACGGCGCACTATGTCACCGCTGATCTGGACGAGGGGCCCATCATCGCCCAGGAGGTACGCCCCATCGACCACGAGATATCCGTGGAACAAATGGTTCATCTTGGCCATGACACCGAGGCCACGGCCCTGTCGCAGGCGGTGCGTCTTCACTGCGAACAACGGGTCATTCTCAACGGTCAGCGTACCGTTGTTCTTTAA
- the ilvB gene encoding biosynthetic-type acetolactate synthase large subunit: MSQGDSLTYGTRDTVTGGALDDSSRGGEEVALRGAQILAKCLVAEGVDTLFGYPGGANLEIFDVLPQFGIRCIRTEHEQGAVHAAQGYARVTGRPGVCLATSGPGATNLVTGIADANSDSTPLVAITGNVPSHLLGKNAFQEVDIVAVTDAITKRNYLVKRVGAIPEVVREAFALAGGNRPGPVLIDIPKDIQQQYPKDPEGNYKAPRIPAVIDTPEPAMTGMEQGQLEECMRLLRESERPVIYAGGGIGVAAGEDSLLAFAEKAQIPVTWTIMGVGCFPPDHALSLDVLGMHGAKYANRAIYEADLVLALGVRFDDRVTGNVAEFAKQARIIHIDIDRSELNKNKTVTLPIRADLKPALLQMLGACEPVESRPWVETVNGWKQDYPYPESDSEGLKPQHVIRALCAATLGDAVVSLGVGQHQMWAMQFYRSKQPRSFLSSSGFGTMGYGLPAAIGAKIAAPDRQVIDIDGDGSLNMTIHELSTCHRYGIGVKTVVINNQWLGMVRQWQDMIYDSHRAGSDLSDPMAVKSSDDADIYPDFLSIAKGYRVTAERVRRAEDLPAAIERMLADPEEPYLLDVIVEAEENVYPMIPAGGTYRDIIMSADDLADSDSNTQGSNI; this comes from the coding sequence GTGAGCCAGGGGGACAGCCTAACCTACGGAACCCGCGATACCGTCACCGGGGGTGCACTCGATGATTCCTCCCGGGGTGGTGAGGAGGTCGCCCTTCGCGGCGCGCAAATTCTCGCCAAGTGTCTTGTCGCCGAGGGCGTGGATACGCTTTTTGGCTACCCGGGTGGCGCCAATCTCGAGATTTTTGATGTGTTGCCGCAGTTTGGTATCCGCTGTATTCGCACAGAGCACGAGCAGGGTGCGGTGCATGCGGCCCAGGGCTACGCCCGCGTGACGGGTCGCCCCGGTGTGTGCCTTGCAACCTCGGGCCCCGGCGCGACTAACCTGGTAACCGGTATCGCCGACGCCAATAGCGATTCCACGCCCTTGGTGGCTATTACGGGCAACGTGCCATCGCATTTGCTGGGTAAAAACGCTTTTCAGGAGGTGGATATTGTTGCGGTCACTGATGCGATCACCAAACGAAACTACCTTGTGAAGCGCGTCGGTGCTATTCCCGAAGTGGTGCGCGAGGCGTTTGCCCTGGCGGGAGGTAACCGCCCGGGTCCCGTGCTGATCGATATTCCCAAAGATATTCAGCAGCAATACCCCAAGGATCCCGAGGGCAATTACAAGGCTCCCCGCATTCCGGCGGTGATCGATACCCCTGAGCCTGCCATGACGGGCATGGAGCAGGGGCAGTTGGAAGAGTGCATGCGGCTGCTTCGGGAGAGCGAACGGCCGGTGATTTATGCCGGCGGCGGCATAGGCGTCGCCGCCGGCGAAGACTCGCTCCTGGCCTTTGCGGAGAAGGCGCAGATTCCCGTTACCTGGACCATCATGGGGGTCGGGTGTTTTCCGCCGGACCATGCGCTATCGCTGGATGTCCTGGGCATGCACGGTGCTAAATATGCCAATCGCGCCATCTACGAGGCGGACCTGGTCCTGGCGCTGGGTGTGCGCTTTGATGATCGCGTAACGGGGAATGTTGCCGAGTTTGCCAAGCAGGCTCGCATTATTCATATCGATATCGATCGCAGCGAACTTAACAAAAATAAGACGGTGACCCTGCCCATTCGCGCGGACCTCAAGCCCGCACTCCTGCAGATGCTCGGCGCCTGTGAGCCCGTAGAGTCACGCCCGTGGGTAGAGACGGTGAATGGCTGGAAGCAGGATTACCCCTATCCGGAATCAGATTCCGAGGGTCTCAAACCCCAGCATGTGATCCGGGCGCTGTGCGCAGCCACTTTGGGAGACGCGGTGGTGTCGCTGGGCGTGGGCCAGCATCAAATGTGGGCCATGCAGTTCTATCGCTCCAAACAGCCTCGTTCCTTCCTGAGTTCCTCAGGCTTCGGCACCATGGGGTATGGCCTGCCGGCGGCCATTGGCGCCAAAATCGCGGCGCCGGATCGGCAGGTTATCGATATCGACGGCGACGGCTCCCTGAACATGACGATCCATGAACTCTCCACCTGTCATCGCTATGGCATCGGCGTCAAAACCGTCGTGATTAACAACCAGTGGCTGGGTATGGTTCGCCAGTGGCAGGACATGATCTATGACTCACATCGCGCAGGATCCGATTTGTCGGATCCCATGGCGGTCAAGTCCAGTGACGATGCGGATATTTATCCGGACTTTTTGAGCATCGCCAAAGGCTATCGCGTGACCGCCGAACGCGTGCGTCGTGCCGAAGATCTGCCTGCTGCTATTGAGCGGATGCTCGCGGATCCTGAGGAGCCCTATCTACTCGATGTGATCGTAGAGGCGGAAGAGAATGTGTACCCCATGATCCCGGCGGGGGGGACCTATCGGGACATCATCATGAGTGCAGACGATCTCGCAGACAGCGACTCCAACACCCAGGGCAGCAATATCTGA